The following proteins come from a genomic window of Gimesia chilikensis:
- a CDS encoding M81 family metallopeptidase produces the protein MRIATGGVLHETSTYSDLPTTLNDFINDRGLFRGQEIMETFPGANVCIGGFIDAAKRHGFELIPLLWTFAFPSGLIERKTYDDLLAEFLERLKAAEDEGGPVDGVLLDLHGAMVIDGIEDGDGHFISKVREYLGDDRPILVTPDMHGNHSPLRVEQATAILGYDTYPHIDMNERGQEAADLIVRIINGEVKPVMTLRQIPLFWSTACQVTAHMPMREVMDYAHEIETRPGILGVTVSTGFPWADIPEVGPSIIVVADNDQELADKTADELSGWIWERRRRWYKLPFSVTDAIKEGQEIGKFPIILADHADNTGGGTAGDSTEILQTFLDMKLDKALILYIVDPEVVALAQEAGVGDTIETEVGGKSDPIQGPPVKMKATVKALSQGEFKYDGPMYAGLTGNMGPSAWIQQDGVNVVVVTAREQPFGPAFSKTLGIDCESMNYISVKSSAHFRASFEPFAGSIFNVEARAIHTHDFAKLNHQRRKQDFYPVEIPYESAPDI, from the coding sequence ATGCGAATCGCAACCGGCGGTGTGCTTCATGAAACCAGCACCTACTCTGATCTTCCCACCACGCTGAATGATTTCATCAATGACCGTGGTCTGTTTCGTGGTCAGGAGATCATGGAGACGTTTCCCGGCGCAAATGTCTGTATTGGCGGCTTCATTGATGCAGCCAAACGACACGGTTTCGAACTGATTCCGCTGCTATGGACGTTTGCTTTTCCCAGCGGTCTCATTGAACGGAAGACTTATGACGACCTGCTCGCTGAGTTCCTGGAACGACTGAAAGCGGCTGAAGACGAAGGGGGCCCGGTCGACGGTGTGCTGCTCGACCTGCACGGGGCGATGGTGATCGATGGCATTGAGGATGGCGACGGTCACTTCATTTCGAAAGTACGCGAGTACCTCGGAGACGACCGGCCGATCCTGGTGACTCCAGACATGCACGGCAACCATTCTCCGCTCCGCGTGGAACAGGCAACCGCCATCCTGGGTTACGACACCTATCCGCATATCGACATGAATGAGCGGGGACAGGAAGCAGCAGATCTCATCGTGCGGATTATCAACGGTGAGGTCAAACCGGTGATGACACTCCGACAGATTCCATTGTTCTGGAGCACCGCCTGCCAGGTAACCGCACACATGCCGATGAGAGAGGTCATGGATTACGCGCATGAAATCGAAACCCGCCCCGGTATTCTGGGCGTTACCGTCTCGACAGGATTCCCCTGGGCCGACATCCCTGAAGTCGGCCCGTCCATCATCGTCGTGGCTGACAACGATCAGGAACTGGCAGACAAAACGGCGGACGAACTGAGTGGCTGGATCTGGGAACGGCGACGCCGCTGGTACAAACTGCCCTTCTCGGTCACCGATGCGATCAAAGAGGGACAGGAAATCGGCAAGTTCCCGATCATCCTGGCCGACCACGCCGACAATACTGGTGGTGGTACCGCCGGCGATTCGACTGAGATCCTGCAGACCTTTCTGGACATGAAACTGGACAAGGCTTTAATTCTGTATATCGTCGATCCCGAGGTCGTGGCGCTGGCACAAGAAGCTGGCGTGGGGGACACGATTGAAACTGAGGTCGGCGGCAAGTCTGATCCGATTCAGGGACCTCCGGTGAAGATGAAAGCCACCGTCAAAGCGCTGTCTCAGGGCGAGTTCAAGTACGATGGTCCGATGTATGCAGGACTGACGGGGAACATGGGTCCCTCTGCCTGGATTCAGCAGGATGGCGTCAACGTGGTGGTGGTGACTGCCCGCGAACAGCCTTTCGGGCCGGCGTTCTCCAAGACGCTGGGAATTGATTGTGAATCGATGAATTACATCTCAGTCAAATCATCGGCGCACTTCCGAGCCAGTTTTGAACCATTCGCCGGCTCGATCTTCAACGTGGAAGCCCGCGCGATTCACACGCACGACTTTGCCAAACTGAATCATCAGCGCAGAAAGCAGGATTTCTATCCGGTCGAAATCCCTTACGAATCGGCACCGGATATTTAA
- a CDS encoding sialidase family protein: MRSLFTACFAFLITCSVLTPVNGFSAEPDDQSDPALVAPPINTNPGPEYADDTRMFQGIPGLERSKDGRLWALWYSGGITEGELNYVILVTSGDDGKTWSGPKLVIDPPGPVRAYDPALWRDPSGKLWLFWAQSYRWWDGRSGVWAITTDEADKENPTWSKPRRICNGIMMNKPTVLSNGDWLLPVAVWKQPAKEAIEHRFDLPEERGGNIIISRDQGKTFELLGQTDVPERTFDEHMIVERKDGSLWTLVRTRYGIGESISTDGGKTWSAGKASTIPHINARFFIRRLNSGNLLLVRHNPADRKTRRDLTAYISKDDGKTWEGGLLLDERPGVSYPDGVQSKDGTIYIIYDYSRTGDKNILMTTFTEEDVLAGKPVSGKVRQRVLINQATGERPKKK, translated from the coding sequence TTGCGCTCTCTGTTTACCGCCTGCTTCGCTTTTCTGATCACCTGCTCTGTTCTCACTCCAGTCAATGGCTTCAGTGCCGAACCGGATGATCAATCTGATCCCGCCCTGGTTGCTCCGCCAATCAATACGAACCCCGGTCCGGAATACGCGGATGACACGCGGATGTTCCAGGGAATCCCGGGACTGGAACGGTCCAAAGACGGTCGTCTGTGGGCCCTCTGGTATTCCGGTGGTATTACGGAGGGTGAACTGAACTACGTCATTCTGGTAACCAGTGGTGATGATGGCAAAACCTGGTCGGGGCCTAAACTGGTCATCGATCCGCCTGGCCCCGTGCGTGCTTATGACCCCGCGTTATGGCGGGATCCCTCGGGAAAGCTGTGGCTGTTCTGGGCGCAGTCTTACCGCTGGTGGGACGGACGCAGTGGTGTCTGGGCAATTACGACCGATGAAGCCGACAAGGAGAATCCGACTTGGAGTAAACCCCGTCGTATCTGCAACGGGATCATGATGAATAAGCCCACGGTCCTGTCGAACGGCGACTGGCTGCTGCCCGTGGCCGTCTGGAAACAACCGGCTAAAGAGGCGATTGAGCACCGCTTCGATTTACCTGAGGAACGGGGCGGTAACATTATTATCTCCCGGGATCAAGGCAAAACGTTTGAACTGCTGGGACAGACCGATGTTCCCGAGCGTACTTTTGACGAACATATGATTGTCGAACGCAAGGACGGCAGCCTGTGGACCCTGGTACGTACGCGTTACGGCATTGGCGAATCAATTTCCACGGACGGAGGTAAGACCTGGTCTGCCGGGAAAGCGTCGACCATTCCGCATATCAACGCCCGCTTCTTTATTCGTCGCCTGAATTCCGGCAATCTATTGCTGGTCCGTCACAATCCTGCGGACCGCAAGACGCGACGTGATCTGACCGCCTACATTTCAAAGGATGATGGCAAAACCTGGGAGGGAGGCCTGCTGCTGGATGAACGGCCGGGAGTCTCCTATCCAGACGGTGTGCAGAGCAAAGATGGTACGATCTACATCATCTACGATTACTCCCGAACCGGCGATAAGAATATCCTGATGACTACCTTTACCGAGGAAGACGTCCTGGCTGGTAAGCCGGTTTCCGGTAAAGTCCGTCAGCGGGTGCTCATCAATCAGGCAACGGGCGAAAGACCCAAGAAGAAATAA
- a CDS encoding ATP-binding cassette domain-containing protein, giving the protein MSLLSLSEVSFTWSGPPLLDGISLEINAGERIGLLGRNGAGKSTLMKIIAGELDQDHGDIKRDKDLRVARLVQEVPAGGAHQIHEFVAEAAAPFFEHDWEVDHAVDQILARMGLVGDEIFESLSSGMKRRVLLARAIVQAPDILLLDEPTNHLDIPAIKWLEQFLQSYEGTLLFVTHDRVFLQALATRIIEIDRGHMYDWTCDYDTFLKRKEAFLEAEEKQNALFDKKLAEEEVWIRQGIKARRTRNEGRVRALKKMREERKQRRTQVGNVNLQVASADRSGQMVIEAKDVSFSYGDEPVIRNFTTLISRGDKIGIIGRNGAGKTTLLKLMLGDLQPDSGTIRVGTNLEVLYFDQLREQIEEEKTVIENVGEGQETLTIDGKPRNIYGYLQDFLFTPERARRPARFLSGGERNRLLLAKLFKRPANLFVLDEPTNDLDAETLELLEELICNHPATLLLVSHDRAFLNNVVTATLVVDEDGSVKEYAGGYDDYLRQSENSKAVEEKKPESKPQSVASPENPKPKAKLSYKEERELEQIPQQIEELEQEQTELQLAMSDPDFFKQSSDIITDASNRLQTIQSELERLLERWEELESRVQ; this is encoded by the coding sequence ATGTCACTGTTGAGCTTGAGTGAAGTCTCCTTTACCTGGAGTGGTCCGCCACTGCTGGATGGCATCAGTCTCGAAATCAATGCGGGAGAGCGCATCGGGCTGCTGGGGCGTAACGGGGCCGGTAAATCCACGCTGATGAAAATCATCGCGGGCGAACTGGATCAGGACCACGGAGACATCAAACGCGATAAAGACCTCCGCGTGGCACGACTCGTTCAGGAAGTCCCCGCAGGGGGCGCACACCAGATCCATGAATTCGTCGCGGAAGCGGCGGCCCCCTTCTTTGAGCATGACTGGGAAGTCGATCATGCCGTCGATCAGATTCTCGCTCGCATGGGACTGGTCGGCGATGAAATCTTCGAATCCCTCTCCTCGGGTATGAAACGCCGGGTATTACTGGCGCGGGCAATTGTGCAGGCGCCGGACATCCTGCTACTCGACGAACCGACCAACCATCTGGATATTCCTGCAATCAAATGGCTGGAACAGTTCCTGCAATCCTACGAGGGAACACTGCTGTTCGTCACCCACGACCGGGTCTTCCTGCAGGCCCTGGCGACGCGAATCATCGAAATTGACCGCGGTCACATGTATGACTGGACCTGCGACTACGATACCTTCCTTAAACGTAAAGAAGCGTTTCTCGAAGCGGAAGAAAAACAGAACGCATTATTCGATAAGAAGCTGGCAGAAGAAGAGGTCTGGATCCGCCAGGGCATCAAGGCCCGTCGTACCCGCAACGAAGGGCGCGTCCGAGCCTTAAAGAAAATGCGGGAAGAACGCAAGCAGCGCCGCACCCAGGTGGGGAACGTCAATCTGCAGGTCGCCAGTGCCGACCGCTCGGGACAAATGGTGATCGAAGCCAAAGACGTCTCCTTCTCGTATGGTGACGAACCGGTCATTCGCAACTTTACGACACTCATCTCTCGGGGAGACAAAATCGGAATCATCGGCCGCAACGGTGCTGGCAAGACCACGCTGCTGAAATTGATGCTGGGAGACTTACAGCCGGACAGTGGCACGATTCGGGTGGGAACCAATCTGGAAGTCCTGTACTTCGACCAACTCCGCGAGCAGATCGAAGAAGAGAAGACGGTGATCGAAAACGTTGGTGAAGGTCAGGAGACGCTCACCATCGATGGCAAGCCCCGCAATATTTACGGTTACCTGCAGGATTTTCTCTTCACGCCGGAACGAGCCCGCCGACCGGCCCGTTTCCTCTCCGGGGGAGAGCGCAACCGATTATTACTCGCCAAGCTCTTCAAACGCCCGGCCAACCTGTTCGTGCTGGACGAACCGACCAACGATCTGGATGCCGAAACCCTGGAACTGCTGGAAGAACTGATCTGCAATCATCCGGCAACGTTGCTGCTCGTCAGCCACGACCGGGCCTTTCTGAATAATGTGGTCACCGCCACACTCGTCGTTGATGAAGACGGAAGCGTCAAAGAATACGCAGGTGGTTACGATGATTATCTCAGACAGTCCGAAAACAGCAAAGCCGTCGAAGAGAAGAAGCCAGAGTCAAAACCCCAATCAGTAGCCAGCCCGGAAAATCCCAAGCCGAAAGCCAAACTGAGTTATAAAGAAGAACGGGAACTGGAACAGATTCCTCAACAGATCGAAGAACTGGAACAGGAACAGACCGAACTGCAGTTGGCGATGTCAGATCCTGACTTTTTCAAACAGAGTAGCGATATCATCACGGATGCTTCAAATCGTCTGCAAACGATTCAGAGTGAACTGGAACGTCTGCTCGAACGCTGGGAAGAACTGGAATCGCGCGTTCAATAA
- a CDS encoding FAD-dependent oxidoreductase has protein sequence MKIAIAGGGIAGTAAAALLAQQGHTVTLFEQAVHCGPVGAGIMIQPVGQWVLQQLGLYEQIAAESARLNAIEAVRESGKRLIRLEYQRLHPDLFGLGVHRGRLFTALLNLAQQAGTEIHEGSRVIGYQNGSAGLTLQLEQGECEEQFDFLIAVDGSRSQLRSVSGIPQRGVEYEYGALWATGKCTAVRDHLLQLVSGTHRLAGLLPIGQDECSFFWGLTADQFSHYQQQGFDQWKQEVLALCPLAEELLSQTTGFQDYTFTTYRSISLRNWHADRVIFMGDAAHPTSPHLGQGANLALEDVWVFAECLQQQGDFQSACHLYESSRRSKLRFYQRITGWLSPFFQSPGVLRGWGRDLSLPVMSQTPVLREQMLKTLCGFKTGWLHSSQPGK, from the coding sequence ATGAAGATTGCAATCGCAGGCGGTGGAATCGCGGGGACTGCAGCGGCAGCTCTGCTCGCCCAACAGGGGCATACTGTGACGCTCTTTGAACAGGCGGTTCACTGTGGTCCTGTGGGAGCGGGGATCATGATCCAGCCTGTGGGGCAATGGGTTCTCCAGCAGTTGGGCCTCTATGAACAGATCGCCGCGGAGTCCGCTCGACTTAATGCGATTGAAGCCGTCCGGGAATCAGGCAAGCGTCTGATTCGTCTGGAATACCAGCGACTGCATCCCGATCTGTTTGGGCTGGGAGTGCATCGGGGACGACTGTTTACCGCGCTGTTGAATCTCGCTCAACAGGCGGGCACTGAAATTCACGAAGGATCCCGGGTGATCGGTTATCAGAATGGATCAGCTGGATTGACCCTGCAACTGGAACAGGGAGAGTGTGAAGAACAGTTCGATTTTCTGATCGCCGTCGATGGTTCGCGCTCTCAGTTGCGCTCGGTCAGCGGGATTCCGCAACGGGGCGTCGAATACGAGTACGGGGCGCTCTGGGCCACGGGAAAATGCACCGCGGTCCGCGATCATCTGTTACAACTGGTCTCCGGGACTCATCGGCTGGCCGGTCTGTTACCCATCGGGCAGGATGAATGCAGTTTTTTCTGGGGACTGACGGCAGACCAGTTCAGCCACTACCAGCAGCAGGGATTCGACCAGTGGAAGCAGGAAGTGCTGGCCCTCTGTCCGCTGGCAGAAGAACTGTTGAGTCAGACTACCGGCTTTCAGGATTACACCTTTACCACTTACCGCAGCATCTCACTTCGTAACTGGCACGCTGACCGTGTCATTTTCATGGGAGACGCCGCTCATCCCACCAGCCCGCATCTGGGGCAGGGGGCCAATCTGGCACTGGAAGATGTCTGGGTCTTTGCCGAATGCCTGCAGCAGCAGGGTGACTTTCAGTCTGCCTGTCACCTCTATGAATCGAGCCGACGCAGCAAGCTTCGTTTCTATCAGCGGATTACGGGCTGGCTCTCACCATTCTTTCAGTCACCCGGCGTACTCCGCGGCTGGGGCCGGGATCTCAGTTTACCCGTCATGAGTCAGACTCCAGTCTTGCGCGAACAGATGCTCAAAACACTCTGTGGCTTCAAGACCGGCTGGTTACACAGTTCTCAGCCTGGTAAGTAG
- a CDS encoding efflux RND transporter periplasmic adaptor subunit: protein MLLLSGCNQPPPPPQMKPPAVTVAEPVVKQVVFNEDFTGTLASVASVDIRARVAGFLEKIDFQPSDDVKKGQLLFVIQQDEYQAALDKANAQMEAAKAQLVDAQATLDRYTELLKKQAVTPQDVNDATAARDKAKAAVMGAQADIEQAQINMGYTTIKSPIDGKISRNLVDVGNLVGSGENTLLTSIVTMDPIYVYFDASERLWLQALKKKRSPTDKNPLKVHVGLSDEEGYPHIGTIDFANNKIDPGTGTIQVRAVLENKEGFLYPGLYVRVRVYGDPIPGAVLVQDVSIGTDLAGKYLLIVGKDNIVEKRQVEIGQLDNGMRVILKGIKPGEKYIAEGIQRARPGKPVTITNNQPAGNQQNAGGQQQNKQAAPQQAKPAAEPKKTGNAQGKPAAATDNKQN, encoded by the coding sequence GTGCTGCTGCTTAGTGGCTGTAATCAGCCGCCTCCACCACCGCAGATGAAACCGCCTGCCGTCACAGTTGCAGAACCGGTTGTCAAACAAGTGGTCTTCAATGAAGATTTCACTGGAACACTGGCTTCCGTCGCCTCGGTAGATATTCGCGCCCGCGTCGCGGGTTTCCTGGAAAAGATCGACTTCCAGCCATCAGACGATGTCAAAAAAGGGCAGTTGCTGTTTGTAATTCAGCAGGACGAGTACCAGGCGGCTCTGGATAAAGCCAACGCTCAGATGGAAGCGGCCAAGGCACAACTGGTCGATGCTCAGGCAACCTTGGATCGCTATACTGAACTGTTAAAGAAACAGGCGGTCACACCCCAGGATGTCAACGATGCCACCGCAGCCCGTGATAAAGCCAAGGCAGCTGTCATGGGAGCGCAGGCGGATATCGAACAGGCTCAGATTAATATGGGCTATACCACAATCAAATCTCCCATTGATGGCAAGATCAGCCGTAACCTGGTCGATGTCGGCAACCTGGTCGGCTCCGGAGAAAACACACTGCTCACGAGTATCGTGACGATGGATCCAATCTATGTCTATTTTGATGCCAGTGAGCGTCTCTGGCTGCAGGCTTTAAAGAAAAAAAGATCACCCACTGATAAAAACCCCTTGAAGGTACATGTGGGGCTCTCAGACGAAGAGGGCTATCCACACATCGGTACTATCGACTTTGCGAATAATAAAATCGATCCAGGCACCGGTACTATTCAGGTGCGGGCGGTACTGGAGAATAAAGAGGGGTTTCTTTATCCGGGTCTGTATGTTCGCGTCCGCGTCTATGGTGATCCGATTCCCGGAGCAGTACTGGTGCAGGACGTCTCGATCGGGACCGACCTCGCAGGGAAATACCTGCTGATCGTGGGGAAAGATAACATCGTCGAGAAACGACAGGTGGAAATCGGTCAGCTCGATAACGGCATGCGGGTGATTCTGAAAGGGATCAAGCCGGGAGAGAAATATATCGCAGAAGGCATTCAGCGCGCCCGTCCCGGGAAACCGGTGACGATAACCAATAATCAGCCTGCAGGAAACCAGCAGAACGCCGGTGGTCAGCAGCAGAATAAACAGGCAGCACCGCAGCAGGCAAAACCCGCCGCGGAACCGAAGAAAACCGGTAATGCGCAGGGCAAACCTGCCGCTGCAACTGACAACAAGCAGAACTGA
- a CDS encoding translation initiation factor, protein MRLFEGTPFDRPPRCEKCDQLEEECICPPEPPFRIPPEQQTARLSIEKRKKGKRVTVIRGLPAEGNDLPELLKQIKDRCGAGGALKDEDLEIQGEQLDRVRETLQQMGFKVKG, encoded by the coding sequence ATGCGTCTGTTTGAAGGAACTCCCTTTGACCGACCTCCCCGCTGCGAAAAATGCGATCAGCTGGAAGAGGAGTGCATCTGCCCGCCCGAACCACCGTTTCGGATTCCTCCCGAGCAGCAGACTGCGCGGCTGTCGATCGAAAAACGCAAAAAAGGGAAACGCGTCACCGTGATCCGTGGGTTGCCCGCGGAAGGCAATGATCTCCCTGAACTCTTGAAACAGATCAAAGACCGCTGTGGCGCAGGCGGCGCACTCAAGGACGAAGATCTGGAAATTCAGGGAGAACAACTGGACCGGGTCCGCGAGACTCTCCAGCAGATGGGCTTCAAAGTCAAAGGCTGA
- a CDS encoding CorA family divalent cation transporter, whose protein sequence is MQDSSVLPATWNVPAEFQDRLGKQVGRQRTMVAEGHLLIILHAPPEPEDSYRKGRFFWREPDATWHASEFKSGPDALNAHFEEYETLLEDYDEKVDQATSSLDYLEVLNHLGPLYRALAHATQALQMAREAIPKDKLLIDYRDNAYRLERTAELLITDAKNALEYIVAKQAEEQAKVSARIELSSHRLNLLIAYFFPIATLSTIFGSNFRHGYEQYLTPYPFWIMVATGLGLGFLIHLFLKRGPR, encoded by the coding sequence ATGCAGGATTCTTCAGTATTACCGGCGACGTGGAATGTCCCGGCTGAATTTCAAGATCGACTGGGAAAACAGGTCGGGCGACAGAGAACCATGGTTGCAGAAGGACACCTGTTGATCATCCTGCATGCACCTCCTGAGCCGGAAGACAGTTATCGTAAAGGCCGTTTCTTCTGGCGCGAACCGGATGCCACCTGGCACGCCTCTGAGTTCAAAAGCGGCCCCGACGCGTTGAATGCCCACTTCGAAGAGTATGAAACGCTGTTGGAAGACTATGACGAAAAAGTAGACCAGGCGACCAGCTCGCTCGATTACCTCGAAGTGCTGAATCACCTGGGACCTCTGTATCGGGCCCTGGCTCATGCAACGCAGGCCCTGCAGATGGCGCGCGAGGCGATTCCGAAAGACAAACTGCTGATCGACTATCGCGATAACGCCTATCGACTGGAACGAACCGCCGAGCTGTTGATTACCGATGCGAAAAATGCGCTGGAATATATCGTGGCGAAACAGGCAGAAGAGCAGGCTAAAGTTTCTGCACGCATCGAACTTTCGTCGCACCGACTGAATCTGCTCATTGCTTATTTCTTCCCGATCGCCACACTCAGCACGATTTTCGGTTCCAACTTTCGTCACGGCTACGAACAGTACCTGACTCCCTACCCGTTCTGGATCATGGTGGCGACTGGACTGGGGCTCGGTTTTTTGATTCACCTGTTTCTCAAACGGGGTCCGCGGTGA
- a CDS encoding family 16 glycoside hydrolase, giving the protein MRCLFYLVVLSGLLFVPAESFAKARQNVLILFSDNQNQEDCGCYGNKVIKTPHIDQLAREGTRYQYAFATTASCGPCRGVFYTGLQTYANGQYGHPHGAHNFRLRPHVETVFALLHKNKYRTGMIGKYHLWPEDTTIDFQPKVGSYAVKAMSDLATEFIQQESDEPFFLVLGFHDPHPTSRTQPEWGVRAPEPGMPVEEYDPAQIQVPRYLPDRPEVREGLAGYYQQISYMDAGIGRILKALEEAGHADDTLVIFTSDHGSSEPGAMANHYDPGVHVPMIIREPGLPTEKQGVVSDAMVSLLDVTPTVLDWTQTKGPRYKLQGRSMLPTVGQQHTPGWDDVILAHNFHEVTMYYPMRTIRTRDYKLIWNLEWRSKYPLPIDTLSRATWNETLRLQEPTLGQRTVHKFLFRDEVELYDLKQDPDEVINVACQPENQDIRRALSEKLLKYLEESDDLWLKQYTLPISCESPAEEQEAEYMPLFNGKDLTGWTLKRANRKGYHVADGKLICPSDGGGFLFTEKEFGDFSLKFDFKLTEGANNGIAIRCPLVDQRPAYEGIEIQVLDNKGYPKKLKPTQYHGSVYDVIPAKKGALKPAGEWNHEEIICRGSKITVIVNDMPVLQTDLADIKDPKVLEKHPGLKRKRGHIGLLGHGSHVEYKNIRVKEY; this is encoded by the coding sequence ATGAGGTGTCTGTTTTATCTGGTCGTATTATCCGGTCTGTTGTTCGTACCCGCGGAGTCTTTTGCGAAAGCGCGGCAAAATGTACTGATCCTGTTTTCTGACAATCAGAACCAGGAAGACTGTGGCTGCTACGGCAACAAGGTAATCAAGACACCTCATATCGATCAACTGGCCCGGGAAGGGACGCGTTACCAGTATGCATTCGCGACCACTGCTTCCTGCGGTCCCTGTCGCGGTGTGTTTTATACCGGGTTACAGACTTATGCGAACGGGCAGTACGGTCATCCACATGGTGCGCATAATTTTCGACTGAGACCGCATGTCGAGACCGTTTTCGCGCTGCTACACAAAAACAAGTATCGGACGGGGATGATCGGCAAATACCATCTCTGGCCGGAAGATACCACAATCGATTTTCAACCTAAAGTTGGCAGTTACGCGGTCAAGGCGATGTCCGACCTGGCTACCGAGTTTATCCAGCAGGAAAGTGATGAACCGTTCTTCCTGGTGCTGGGTTTTCACGATCCGCATCCGACTTCCCGCACACAACCGGAATGGGGTGTGAGAGCCCCCGAACCCGGAATGCCGGTAGAAGAATACGATCCTGCGCAGATCCAGGTGCCCCGATATCTGCCAGATCGACCTGAAGTACGAGAAGGACTGGCCGGCTATTACCAGCAGATCAGTTATATGGACGCCGGCATTGGTCGTATTCTCAAGGCACTGGAAGAAGCGGGGCACGCGGACGATACGCTGGTCATTTTCACCAGCGATCACGGTTCCTCTGAGCCCGGGGCGATGGCTAACCATTACGATCCGGGCGTACATGTGCCGATGATTATCCGCGAACCGGGACTGCCGACTGAGAAACAGGGAGTCGTCTCAGACGCGATGGTCTCGCTGCTCGATGTCACTCCGACGGTGCTGGACTGGACGCAGACCAAAGGGCCTCGCTACAAGTTGCAGGGACGGAGCATGCTGCCAACGGTCGGTCAGCAGCACACTCCCGGCTGGGACGATGTCATCCTGGCTCATAACTTTCATGAAGTGACCATGTATTATCCAATGCGGACAATTCGCACCCGCGACTATAAGCTGATCTGGAACCTGGAATGGCGATCAAAGTATCCCCTGCCCATCGACACCCTTTCGCGGGCCACCTGGAATGAAACACTGCGTTTGCAGGAACCGACACTCGGGCAGCGGACCGTACACAAATTCCTGTTCCGTGACGAAGTTGAACTGTACGATCTGAAGCAGGATCCGGACGAGGTCATCAACGTGGCCTGTCAGCCCGAAAATCAGGATATCCGCAGAGCGCTCTCGGAAAAGCTGCTGAAATATCTGGAGGAGTCCGATGATTTGTGGCTCAAACAGTATACGCTGCCGATCTCGTGTGAATCGCCTGCAGAGGAACAGGAGGCAGAATACATGCCTCTGTTCAACGGCAAGGATCTGACCGGCTGGACCTTAAAGCGGGCCAACCGCAAAGGATATCACGTTGCCGACGGCAAGCTGATCTGTCCCTCTGATGGAGGGGGCTTCCTGTTTACCGAGAAAGAATTCGGCGACTTCAGTCTGAAGTTCGATTTCAAACTCACCGAAGGGGCCAACAACGGAATTGCCATCCGCTGTCCCCTCGTCGATCAAAGGCCCGCCTATGAAGGGATCGAAATCCAGGTACTGGATAACAAAGGCTACCCGAAGAAGTTGAAGCCAACCCAATATCATGGTTCAGTGTATGATGTGATCCCGGCGAAGAAAGGTGCTTTGAAACCGGCCGGAGAATGGAACCACGAGGAAATTATCTGTCGCGGTTCGAAAATCACCGTGATTGTCAATGACATGCCCGTGCTGCAGACCGACCTGGCGGACATCAAAGACCCCAAGGTGCTCGAAAAGCACCCCGGTCTCAAACGAAAACGCGGTCATATCGGCCTGTTGGGCCATGGCAGTCACGTGGAGTATAAAAACATCCGGGTCAAAGAGTATTGA